A window of Thermodesulfobacteriota bacterium contains these coding sequences:
- the ybeY gene encoding rRNA maturation RNase YbeY, which translates to MRAAGSRYRVSIRQETRPAHLSGMRIKRLVLASLALLPAGGADLRVRIVGDAAIARWNREFMGKDRPTNVLSFPDEDGAPARGGTVSGDILVSATTCLAQTEGWREPPEERVFFFILHGMLHLAGYDHVAGGRESRRMRRKELRLFRRVLLRGLRGGRK; encoded by the coding sequence TTGAGAGCGGCGGGTTCACGATACCGGGTCAGCATCCGGCAGGAGACGCGCCCCGCGCATCTTTCCGGGATGCGGATCAAGCGGCTCGTCCTCGCGTCGCTGGCGCTCCTCCCCGCGGGCGGCGCGGACCTGAGGGTCCGCATCGTTGGCGACGCGGCCATCGCCCGGTGGAACCGGGAATTCATGGGAAAGGACCGGCCGACGAACGTGCTGTCTTTTCCCGACGAGGATGGCGCGCCGGCGCGCGGCGGAACGGTCTCGGGAGACATCCTCGTATCGGCGACCACCTGCCTGGCCCAGACGGAAGGGTGGCGGGAGCCGCCGGAGGAGAGGGTCTTCTTCTTCATCCTCCACGGGATGCTCCACCTGGCGGGGTACGATCATGTGGCGGGCGGGCGGGAAAGCCGCCGCATGCGCCGGAAGGAGCTGCGCCTGTTCCGGAGGGTTCTCCTCCGGGGGCTCCGGGGGGGGCGGAAGTGA
- a CDS encoding HDIG domain-containing metalloprotein yields the protein MSVSRSGTRDNGLPGNGDSRVFRSARLVALTVGSAAAFAVLFYLWGKELMPRSARGWGAMFPFVGAVALTLAVALFLKEWFGFARKEVRKVRLAVRDFLFLCSLSLLLFFAAKGVIEVLGEAPPLAIPSRAYAYLIPLPAFAMVVRILLNAETSILFTVAASVLSAAAVGGHWPELLFLLLSGTAGAARSGRVPDRYRMLWAGVQTAPVCALAAVALELAFHGGGSLVPAGLFGALNGLLAGPIALAVLPVAEYAFGYASDIRLMELASTSHPLLTRLMVYAPGTFHHSVVVGTLSEAGALAIGANPVLCRVAALYHDVGKIAKPQYFSENQCEGENVHDTLSPGLSRAVILSHVKEGARIARENGLGDRVVEIIEQHHGTSLLYFFLDKAKGMIEDRKASEEMFRYPGPRPKTREAAIVMLADAAEATVRSLKNPSAREIEEAVQGIVNRIYLDGQLDECELTLRDLHALGKAVGQVLLAIAHRRVDYPASGSGKTGGEH from the coding sequence ATGAGCGTTTCGAGAAGCGGGACCAGGGATAACGGCCTGCCTGGAAACGGCGACTCCCGGGTCTTCCGTTCCGCGCGCCTCGTCGCGCTCACGGTGGGATCGGCCGCGGCGTTCGCGGTCCTCTTCTACCTGTGGGGGAAGGAGCTCATGCCCCGGTCCGCGAGGGGATGGGGCGCCATGTTCCCCTTCGTCGGCGCGGTCGCCCTCACGCTGGCGGTGGCGCTCTTCCTGAAGGAGTGGTTCGGCTTCGCCCGGAAGGAGGTCCGGAAGGTCCGGCTCGCGGTCCGCGATTTCCTTTTCCTGTGCTCCCTCTCGCTGCTCCTCTTCTTCGCCGCAAAGGGTGTGATCGAGGTCCTCGGCGAGGCGCCGCCGCTCGCGATCCCGTCCCGGGCATACGCCTACCTGATCCCGCTGCCCGCCTTCGCCATGGTGGTGCGGATCCTCCTCAACGCGGAGACCTCCATCCTGTTCACCGTCGCCGCCTCCGTCCTCTCCGCCGCCGCGGTCGGGGGGCACTGGCCGGAGCTGCTGTTCCTCCTGCTGTCGGGGACGGCCGGCGCCGCGCGTTCCGGCCGGGTCCCGGACCGGTACCGGATGCTCTGGGCGGGCGTGCAGACCGCCCCGGTCTGCGCCCTGGCGGCGGTGGCGCTCGAGCTCGCCTTCCACGGCGGCGGCTCCCTGGTCCCGGCGGGGCTGTTCGGCGCGCTGAACGGGCTGCTGGCCGGGCCGATCGCGCTCGCCGTCCTGCCGGTCGCGGAGTACGCGTTCGGCTACGCCAGCGACATCCGCCTGATGGAGCTGGCCAGCACGAGCCACCCGCTGCTCACGCGGCTGATGGTCTACGCGCCCGGGACCTTCCATCACAGCGTCGTGGTCGGGACGCTTTCGGAGGCCGGCGCGCTGGCCATCGGGGCCAACCCCGTGCTGTGCCGCGTCGCGGCGCTCTACCACGACGTCGGGAAGATCGCCAAGCCGCAGTATTTCTCCGAGAATCAGTGCGAAGGGGAGAACGTCCACGACACGCTCTCGCCGGGGCTGTCCCGCGCGGTCATCCTTTCCCACGTGAAGGAGGGGGCGCGGATCGCCCGGGAGAACGGCCTGGGGGACCGCGTCGTCGAGATCATCGAGCAGCATCACGGGACGAGCCTGCTGTACTTCTTCCTCGACAAGGCGAAGGGCATGATCGAGGACCGGAAGGCGTCGGAGGAGATGTTCCGGTACCCGGGCCCCCGGCCGAAGACGCGCGAGGCGGCCATCGTCATGCTGGCCGACGCGGCGGAGGCCACCGTCCGGAGCCTGAAGAACCCGTCCGCCCGGGAGATCGAGGAGGCCGTGCAGGGAATCGTCAACAGGATCTATCTCGACGGGCAGCTCGACGAGTGCGAGCTGACGCTGCGCGACCTGCATGCGCTGGGGAAAGCGGTCGGGCAGGTCCTCCTCGCCATCGCCCACCGGAGGGTGGATTACCCCGCCAGCGGCAGCGGGAAGACCGGCGGGGAACATTGA